GTCAGCCCCGAGTCCTTTAGTATTTTTGTGTCGCTGGAGTTTGTGATCATGGTGATTGTGGGCGGCATGGGGTCCATTTGGGGATCTTTGTTCGGCACGGCCTTGATCACCTTGCTGCCCGAATGGATCGAAGCGTTGGACGCTTATAAGGATATTCTTCATGGCCTGATTGTGGTACTGATCCTGATGTTTCTCCCTCAGGGGCTGGTTACCGGCATTACCGATGCGGTGCGCACGCGCCTGGCGCTGGGGAGAAAACCGGGGATAAAATAAGATGCTTGACCTCAAAAACGTCACAAGATGGTTCGGTGGGCTGCCCGCCTTGCAGGATGTGAGCTTTCGAGTGGAACCCGGACGCGTCACGGCCCTGATCGGTCCCAACGGCGCCGGTAAATCGACCCTGATCAACTGTATCAGCGGGGTGGATAACTGTCAGACGGGCACCATTTTGTTGGAGCATCATTCCATTGAAAAATTGCCGGCGCACCAAATCGCAGCCTTCGGAGTCGCGCGCACCTTTCAGAACCTGAAACTGTTTTCACGCTTGTCCGTGCTGGACAATGTGCTGACCGGGTTGACCGTGGCGGCGGAAAAGTCATTTATTCGATCCATGCTGCGGTTGCCTTCATTGCGCCACCAGGAGCGATCCTTGCGGCTGGCTGCATTTGAAGTGCTGGACACCTTCGGGTTGGGGACAAAAGCCGACTGGCCGGCAGCAGCCCTATCCTACGGCGAAAAAAAACGGGTTGAGTTGGCCCGGGCCTTTGCGGGTGATCCCAGGATAGTTCTTCTGGATGAACCCGTGGCCGGGCTGAACACGGAGGAAACGGCTCAGATCGCGCGCCACATTCGGCAACAGAGAGCGGCCGGCCATACCATGCTGCTGGTGGAACACGACATGGAACTGGTAATGGAGGTAGCCGACAAGGTGGTGGTTCTGGACAGCGGACGCTGCATCGCCCGGGGAACCCCGGCGCAGGTGCGAAGTAATCCCCTGGTATTGGAAGCCTACCTGGGGCGCATGGAGGCGGTTGCCTGATGAGAAAGCAAGCTCAATGAGTTCTCCCTTGCTGGTCATCAACGGGTTAACGGCCCATTACGGGGCAGCCCAGGCCCTTTTCGGCATCAATCTGTCTGTAAACGAAGGGGAAACCGTGGCCTTGGTGGGTGCCAACGGCGCCGGGAAAACGACCCTTTTAAAGTGCCTCATGGGACTGCTCACGCCGTCGGCCGGCGAGGTGTTGCTGGACGGCGTTGCGGTCACGGGCGCATCCCCTGCGCGAATGGTGCGAAAGGGGTTGGCGTTGACGCCAGAGGGCCGGGAAGTATTTCCCCATCTGACGGTTCGGGAGAACCTTGAATTGGGGGCCGTAGCGCTGAAGATCGGCCGCAAGGAAGTCTTCACCCGAATGCAAGCGGTGTACGGCCGGTTTGAGCGCCTGAGGGAACGGCAGACTCAGGCGGCGGGAACGCTTTCCGGCGGAGAGCAGCAGATGCTGGCCATGGGACGCGCCC
This Desulfobacterales bacterium DNA region includes the following protein-coding sequences:
- a CDS encoding ABC transporter ATP-binding protein — its product is MLDLKNVTRWFGGLPALQDVSFRVEPGRVTALIGPNGAGKSTLINCISGVDNCQTGTILLEHHSIEKLPAHQIAAFGVARTFQNLKLFSRLSVLDNVLTGLTVAAEKSFIRSMLRLPSLRHQERSLRLAAFEVLDTFGLGTKADWPAAALSYGEKKRVELARAFAGDPRIVLLDEPVAGLNTEETAQIARHIRQQRAAGHTMLLVEHDMELVMEVADKVVVLDSGRCIARGTPAQVRSNPLVLEAYLGRMEAVA